From a region of the Vaginimicrobium propionicum genome:
- a CDS encoding DUF881 domain-containing protein, whose protein sequence is MPKRWFKAGINQLVLAVCLGLVAFAITVQVMRSDSRNPYSGMRQDDLIQVLDGLNAESDRLGKEIAELSLTRDELKSGVDAMEVSQREAEKRLQTLAILAGTMPASGPGITVTITAPDDKFNASAVLNAVQELKDAGAEVIEINDQVRLSANSWFANRDNQIVIDNQIVNLPMTIDVIGDPHSLEEGARFRGGLVSRVEGSNIGGHVQITQQDEVLIESVCQLPDFQVAKPA, encoded by the coding sequence ATGCCTAAGAGATGGTTTAAGGCTGGCATCAATCAGCTAGTACTAGCTGTCTGCCTGGGATTGGTAGCTTTCGCGATAACGGTTCAGGTGATGCGTTCTGATAGCCGCAACCCATATTCGGGAATGCGGCAAGATGACCTTATTCAAGTGTTAGATGGGCTGAATGCCGAATCTGATCGGCTTGGCAAAGAAATTGCCGAGCTTAGCCTTACTAGAGACGAATTGAAATCAGGCGTTGATGCTATGGAAGTCTCACAGCGTGAGGCTGAAAAACGCCTTCAAACATTAGCTATCTTGGCTGGTACGATGCCAGCCAGTGGGCCAGGGATTACCGTTACTATCACCGCGCCTGACGACAAGTTCAATGCTTCAGCTGTATTGAATGCTGTTCAAGAATTAAAAGATGCAGGTGCAGAGGTAATCGAAATAAATGATCAGGTAAGGTTGTCGGCTAATTCTTGGTTTGCTAACCGGGATAATCAGATAGTAATTGATAACCAAATAGTAAATTTGCCGATGACTATTGACGTTATCGGTGACCCGCATTCACTCGAAGAGGGAGCCAGATTCCGTGGGGGATTAGTCTCTAGAGTTGAGGGTTCAAATATTGGCGGACACGTCCAAATTACCCAGCAGGATGAGGTGCTAATCGAATCGGTGTGCCAGCTACCGGATTTCCAAGTCGCTAAACCTGCTTAA
- a CDS encoding small basic family protein, protein MWAFLGLVVGVVAAVIWQPELPAWMQSYLPIMIVAALDALVGALRAYLGKTFSQRVFLISFVSNIAVAAMLVGLGDLIGVGTQLSTAVLVVLGIRIFTNAASIRRAVLHA, encoded by the coding sequence ATTTGGGCTTTTCTTGGGTTAGTAGTCGGTGTCGTAGCAGCAGTTATTTGGCAACCCGAACTGCCCGCGTGGATGCAGTCTTATCTGCCGATAATGATCGTTGCTGCCTTAGACGCTCTCGTCGGTGCTTTGCGAGCCTATCTTGGGAAAACCTTTTCACAACGGGTTTTCTTGATCTCTTTCGTGTCGAATATTGCGGTAGCAGCCATGCTGGTTGGCCTTGGTGATTTGATCGGTGTTGGCACTCAACTATCTACGGCCGTCCTAGTTGTGTTGGGCATTCGGATATTCACCAATGCTGCCTCGATTCGGCGGGCTGTGCTCCATGCCTAA
- a CDS encoding DUF881 domain-containing protein, protein MTNVPPDASMELLNSITKQPLSPEYAAQSELRSAPLLKIMVLAVCVIAGLVTTAFAMTSGQSRPQAADERAGLIERVNAAEQANQQLREQVLVLHQEVDELRAETNIGSSAELRDLGAQAAAQAISGPGLVIELSEPSGLKADALVVDEDLRQIVNGLWQAGADGISINGHRVSSRTAIRQAGQAITINYRSLTSPYRVEAIGGKALAADFSNTSGGALLGYLKQNYGLEWSMITNDQLTLEADPGLSLNYANPA, encoded by the coding sequence ATGACGAATGTCCCGCCCGATGCCTCTATGGAGCTGCTGAATTCCATCACAAAACAACCACTCAGCCCGGAATATGCTGCCCAAAGTGAGTTGAGATCAGCGCCATTACTAAAGATTATGGTTTTGGCGGTGTGCGTAATCGCCGGCCTGGTAACGACTGCTTTCGCAATGACGAGTGGACAGTCAAGACCGCAAGCTGCAGATGAGAGAGCAGGTCTAATTGAGCGTGTCAATGCAGCCGAACAAGCTAATCAGCAATTACGTGAACAAGTTTTGGTGTTGCATCAAGAAGTTGATGAGTTGAGAGCAGAAACCAATATTGGATCGTCTGCCGAGCTTCGTGATCTAGGTGCCCAGGCTGCTGCTCAAGCCATTAGCGGACCAGGTCTAGTGATCGAGCTGAGCGAACCATCTGGGCTAAAAGCAGATGCATTAGTGGTAGATGAAGACTTACGTCAGATAGTTAATGGGCTATGGCAAGCTGGAGCTGACGGTATCTCAATCAACGGTCACAGAGTTAGTTCGCGCACTGCTATACGTCAAGCTGGCCAGGCAATAACCATTAATTATCGCTCACTGACTAGCCCTTATCGTGTTGAAGCTATTGGAGGTAAAGCTCTTGCAGCCGATTTTTCCAACACCAGTGGTGGGGCTCTATTAGGTTATCTGAAACAAAACTATGGCTTGGAGTGGTCAATGATTACCAATGATCAGCTCACCTTGGAAGCAGACCCAGGGTTGAGCCTCAACTATGCTAATCCGGCATGA
- a CDS encoding glycosyltransferase family 4 protein, whose protein sequence is MRKTKIKSVGIVCPYSFKVPGGVQNHVLGMAGWLKSNGIRVGILAPGYPPDGLLSSYHIDESDFTTGGKTVPVKVNGSVARINFGPRSAMRAKKWLDTGGWDIVHLHEPITPTLSLLTLWLTEKPVVGTFHSSSPVYRLLRVINEMLPKAVHRLDASIAVSSMAKVVATGHTGLDPVIVGNGLDINDYQLAPTKSRWRGGDHPRITFLGRYAEPRKGFNVLTAAKSLIQREYPDAEFLVIGRGPELEIEGMRFVGNVSDKQRNDWLTKTDVYIAPQTGRESFGIVLIEALACGAPVVASDLPAFVDVLTNEEGIAGHIFEAGNPTALAEAVLKSLGEPRDLRLSHGRDVAERYDWSVIGPQVVDIYKYALERRLAANARNKLFDRPKRRSDGLNESRGE, encoded by the coding sequence GTGAGAAAAACTAAGATTAAAAGTGTTGGGATAGTATGCCCATATTCATTCAAAGTGCCTGGAGGCGTGCAAAACCATGTTCTAGGTATGGCAGGTTGGCTGAAATCTAACGGGATCAGGGTAGGGATTTTGGCTCCCGGATACCCGCCCGATGGCTTGCTGTCCAGCTACCACATCGACGAATCAGACTTCACAACTGGTGGAAAAACTGTTCCAGTAAAAGTCAATGGGTCAGTGGCACGAATAAATTTTGGTCCGCGTTCTGCCATGCGCGCTAAAAAATGGTTGGACACCGGAGGTTGGGATATTGTTCACCTGCATGAGCCGATAACCCCAACTTTATCGCTGCTTACCTTGTGGCTGACCGAAAAGCCGGTGGTGGGAACCTTCCACTCTTCTAGTCCGGTTTACCGCCTGTTGCGGGTTATCAACGAGATGCTACCGAAAGCTGTCCACCGTCTTGACGCCTCTATCGCAGTCTCGTCGATGGCGAAAGTAGTTGCCACCGGACACACTGGTCTAGACCCGGTGATAGTCGGTAATGGGCTAGATATAAATGATTACCAACTTGCGCCAACTAAAAGTCGTTGGCGTGGTGGCGATCATCCTAGGATCACCTTTCTGGGTCGCTACGCGGAGCCGCGTAAGGGCTTCAATGTGTTAACAGCCGCAAAGTCACTTATTCAACGCGAATACCCTGACGCTGAGTTTCTGGTCATCGGACGCGGTCCTGAATTGGAAATTGAGGGGATGCGTTTTGTTGGCAACGTTTCGGATAAGCAACGCAATGACTGGCTCACCAAAACCGACGTCTATATTGCCCCCCAGACGGGTAGAGAAAGTTTCGGGATCGTCTTGATCGAGGCGCTAGCTTGTGGTGCGCCTGTAGTGGCCAGCGATCTACCTGCTTTTGTCGACGTCTTAACAAATGAAGAGGGCATAGCTGGTCATATTTTTGAGGCTGGCAATCCCACTGCATTAGCTGAAGCAGTGTTGAAGAGTCTTGGTGAGCCCAGAGATTTGAGACTGTCACACGGACGTGACGTGGCTGAACGCTACGATTGGTCTGTTATTGGTCCGCAGGTGGTAGACATCTATAAATATGCGCTTGAACGGAGACTGGCGGCTAATGCCCGTAATAAACTTTTTGATCGCCCTAAGCGTAGAAGTGATGGGTTAAACGAGAGCCGCGGGGAATAA
- the pgsA gene encoding phosphatidylinositol phosphate synthase, with translation MLEKFRRVWTKVITPIAKGLLKVHITPDTVTWVGTIASVVIALLCFPRGWLWPGALGCGVFVLADSLDGTMARLSGKSSKWGAFLDSTLDRLNDGAIFGSIALYYAGDPSTRVWCGVAIAALVFGQVTSYTKARGESLGYQVNAGIAGRADRLVIGLLGALLTGVGLALALPIALVILLVLGVATVGQRMAIVARQYHKEDE, from the coding sequence ATGCTGGAAAAATTTCGACGAGTCTGGACTAAGGTCATAACACCAATAGCGAAAGGCCTACTTAAAGTCCATATAACCCCGGACACGGTTACCTGGGTAGGCACTATCGCCTCGGTGGTAATAGCTCTGCTGTGTTTCCCGCGTGGATGGTTGTGGCCTGGTGCTCTTGGCTGCGGGGTGTTCGTCCTAGCTGACTCGTTAGATGGCACGATGGCTAGGTTGTCTGGAAAATCATCGAAATGGGGTGCCTTCTTAGATTCGACTCTTGACCGCCTAAATGATGGTGCGATTTTCGGCTCGATAGCGCTCTACTATGCGGGCGATCCCAGCACTAGAGTTTGGTGCGGGGTAGCTATCGCTGCGCTAGTATTCGGTCAAGTCACCTCGTATACGAAAGCTCGTGGTGAATCGCTCGGCTACCAGGTGAATGCAGGCATCGCCGGGCGTGCTGACCGCCTAGTAATCGGTCTGCTAGGTGCTTTGCTAACTGGGGTTGGTTTGGCTTTGGCGTTGCCGATAGCTCTAGTGATTCTCTTAGTGCTTGGGGTCGCTACCGTCGGTCAGCGAATGGCCATAGTGGCTAGGCAATACCACAAAGAAGATGAGTGA
- a CDS encoding HIT domain-containing protein has product MSEDCQDGLHFAGVPDEFQRLWVPYRMAYIDGDSKPSDSSEKECPFCQVPAKSDDAGLVVRRGEHAYVVLNLFPYNTGHLLVCPYRHVADYIQLTTEETREIAVLTQESIRTLQAVSKPQGFNLGMNQGSVAGAGIAAHLHQHVIPRWLGDANFFPLIAKTKALPQLLCDTRTMLANAWVS; this is encoded by the coding sequence ATGAGTGAGGATTGCCAGGATGGGCTGCATTTCGCTGGGGTGCCGGACGAATTCCAGCGCCTCTGGGTGCCCTACCGAATGGCCTATATCGATGGCGACTCTAAACCGAGCGATTCTAGTGAGAAGGAATGCCCGTTTTGTCAGGTGCCTGCAAAAAGTGATGACGCCGGCCTAGTGGTAAGACGTGGGGAACACGCCTATGTGGTGTTGAACCTCTTCCCGTACAACACCGGTCATCTGCTGGTTTGCCCCTACCGGCACGTTGCCGACTATATCCAACTGACTACGGAAGAAACCCGCGAAATAGCCGTGCTTACCCAGGAGTCTATTCGAACTTTGCAGGCAGTATCTAAACCTCAAGGTTTTAATTTGGGAATGAATCAAGGCTCGGTTGCTGGTGCCGGAATAGCGGCTCACCTACATCAACATGTGATACCTCGATGGCTTGGCGACGCAAACTTCTTTCCCCTCATTGCTAAGACAAAAGCGTTGCCGCAACTACTATGCGATACCCGCACGATGTTGGCTAACGCTTGGGTGTCTTAG
- the thrS gene encoding threonine--tRNA ligase has translation MVKKITVVKPAGDETQEVEADSGLELFGADQQIVAMRLNGTTVDLAHEIVDGDVIEPVLMTSEEGLAIVRHSAAHVTAQALQEIFPQARLGIGPPITDGFYYDFQTEPLTPEDLKTIEKRMVQIIKQRQRFVRRVVSDEQARIEEADEPFKLELIADKSSANHQDGSAVEVGSGELTIYDNVRRDGSVAWKDLCRGPHVPHTGYLKAVALTKTSAAYWRGDQRNAGLQRVYGTAWASREDLKAYQTRMAEAAKRDHRRLGQELDLFSFPEEIGSGLSVFHPKGGIVRMEMEEYSRRQHLSAGYSFVNTPHITKSDLYKTSGHLDWYADGMYPPMHMDEERDELGNITKQGVDYYLKPMNCPMHNLIFMAKQRSYRELPLRLFEFGTVYRNEKSGVLHGLTRGRGFTQDDAHIYCTRDQMRDELTRLLQFVLNLLKDYGLDDFYLELSTKNPEKFVGDDATWEEATETLREVAESSGLELRPDPEGAAFYGPKISVQAKDAIGRTWQMSTIQLDFNLPERFGLEYTAADGTRQRPVMIHRALFGSIERFFGVLVEHYAGAFPAWLAPVQVVGIPVAETFNGYLGAVIEKLKGLGVRAELDSSDDRMPKKIRTAQRQKVPFMLIAGGDDEAAGAVSFRFRDGSQRNQVPVDEAIDLIVNHLNSRSNKDLSAKKVTENE, from the coding sequence GTGGTAAAGAAAATAACGGTTGTCAAACCAGCGGGGGACGAAACTCAAGAGGTTGAGGCAGACAGCGGGCTGGAGCTATTTGGTGCTGACCAGCAAATCGTAGCTATGCGATTGAATGGTACGACAGTCGATTTAGCTCACGAGATAGTCGATGGTGATGTTATAGAGCCAGTGCTTATGACTAGCGAGGAAGGGCTCGCTATTGTCCGCCACTCTGCTGCTCACGTCACTGCTCAAGCGCTGCAAGAAATATTCCCCCAAGCAAGACTAGGTATTGGCCCGCCTATCACTGACGGTTTCTACTACGACTTCCAGACCGAACCGTTGACTCCAGAAGATTTGAAAACCATCGAAAAGCGCATGGTGCAAATCATTAAACAGCGTCAGCGTTTTGTTCGTCGAGTAGTTAGCGATGAGCAGGCTCGCATTGAGGAGGCTGACGAACCGTTCAAGTTAGAACTGATAGCCGATAAGTCGAGCGCTAATCATCAAGATGGTTCTGCGGTGGAGGTCGGTAGCGGCGAGCTGACCATCTACGACAACGTGCGTCGAGACGGGTCTGTGGCCTGGAAAGACTTGTGTCGTGGCCCTCACGTCCCACACACCGGATATTTGAAAGCGGTTGCACTAACGAAAACGTCGGCTGCCTACTGGCGTGGCGATCAACGCAACGCCGGTTTGCAACGTGTTTACGGTACTGCCTGGGCGAGTCGGGAAGATCTGAAGGCTTATCAGACGAGAATGGCTGAGGCTGCCAAAAGAGATCACCGCAGATTAGGTCAAGAATTAGATCTATTTAGCTTTCCTGAAGAGATCGGTTCAGGTCTGTCTGTATTCCACCCAAAGGGTGGCATTGTGCGTATGGAGATGGAAGAGTATTCCAGACGTCAACATTTGTCGGCAGGCTACTCATTCGTAAATACGCCACATATCACGAAATCTGATTTATATAAGACCTCCGGTCACCTCGACTGGTATGCCGACGGCATGTACCCGCCGATGCACATGGACGAAGAACGCGACGAGCTGGGAAACATCACTAAACAGGGCGTTGACTACTACCTAAAGCCAATGAACTGCCCGATGCATAATTTAATTTTTATGGCTAAACAGCGCTCCTATCGTGAGCTGCCGTTACGGTTGTTCGAGTTTGGTACGGTCTATCGCAACGAAAAATCGGGTGTATTACACGGCCTAACTAGAGGACGTGGTTTCACTCAAGATGACGCTCACATTTATTGCACGCGCGACCAGATGCGTGATGAATTGACTCGGCTGCTGCAATTCGTCCTTAATCTGCTGAAGGATTACGGCCTAGACGATTTCTATTTGGAACTATCCACCAAGAACCCCGAAAAATTTGTTGGCGACGACGCCACTTGGGAAGAAGCAACCGAGACGCTGCGCGAAGTAGCCGAGTCATCCGGTTTGGAGCTTCGTCCAGATCCTGAGGGTGCCGCTTTCTATGGACCAAAGATTTCCGTTCAAGCTAAGGACGCGATTGGGCGTACCTGGCAGATGTCTACTATCCAGCTTGATTTCAATCTGCCAGAAAGATTCGGGTTGGAATACACGGCGGCAGATGGCACGAGACAACGTCCTGTAATGATCCACCGAGCACTATTTGGTTCAATTGAACGATTCTTCGGCGTGCTGGTTGAACATTATGCTGGCGCTTTCCCAGCTTGGCTTGCTCCAGTTCAAGTTGTTGGTATTCCAGTGGCAGAAACATTTAATGGCTACCTCGGTGCTGTTATTGAAAAACTGAAAGGTTTGGGTGTGCGTGCCGAGCTTGACTCCTCAGATGATCGGATGCCGAAGAAAATCCGTACTGCCCAACGTCAGAAAGTGCCGTTTATGTTAATCGCTGGTGGCGATGACGAGGCGGCCGGGGCAGTCAGTTTCCGCTTCCGCGATGGTAGCCAACGCAACCAGGTACCCGTCGATGAGGCGATAGACCTGATCGTCAACCATCTCAATTCGCGGTCTAACAAGGATTTATCTGCCAAAAAGGTGACCGAAAATGAGTGA
- a CDS encoding acyltransferase family protein, which produces MSTNTRVTSAGTFRPELHGLRAIAILMVASYHIWIGRVSGGIDIFLLISSYLLMQTFLRRMDNGRKLDVVGYWLKAFRRLLPPAVITILASVGVAYAFFAPELIREVLRQAVASLGYYENWYLAENGFDYYADKSVVSPLQHFWSLSIQGQIFLVWPAIIAVCWWAAKRSKTNVRTWLAVVFGAIFATSLAWSIFQTATLQQYAYFSTWTRLWEFALGALFALVLPKIETRFKYGPGIENNHSRLQLTARFILGWAGLIAVLSCGLIIDVQGLFPGYVALWPTMAALIALVAGNTGLPFSADRLLSSRPLQFLGDKSYALYLVHWPVLITALHLTGRDQLRLSQGVFALGISIALAVVLTDWVDAPIRYSTWAAKRYLNSALVIIISLVVGFVPVLSYESRLIYKERQLRLEAIRNNPGALTLTGEELPSPDANPPTLSLLENIREDWAFLPNGCPGRASFDREWEGSGSCYASHFPGQKLVVAVGNSRLEQYLPFLETLGKDYNWYLVNLLMGGCGYYRSDDFWMPGGQNCVDWNRQVDDYIDHVKPDMVILLSTYIGYQEGEIMTPGLSEILADYTSRGIDVLALRDEPRLPRDPISCLNDLRVDDPAISDNDINENCAVSRYEAGFRDIDELTEIANNTPGPGQVFLVDPSIWICPDEQCPIIIGNVHVYIDSNHITAMYANTMTEPIRPQLDEFFA; this is translated from the coding sequence GTGTCTACTAACACGCGAGTGACGTCGGCTGGTACCTTCCGTCCAGAGCTGCATGGGTTGCGAGCTATAGCAATTTTGATGGTGGCCTCGTATCACATCTGGATTGGCAGAGTTTCGGGTGGCATAGATATATTCCTGCTCATCTCTAGCTATTTGTTGATGCAAACCTTTTTGCGTCGAATGGACAATGGCCGCAAGCTGGACGTCGTCGGTTATTGGCTAAAAGCATTCCGCAGACTTCTTCCCCCGGCGGTCATAACAATCCTTGCCTCAGTAGGTGTCGCCTATGCATTTTTTGCTCCAGAGCTTATTCGCGAAGTTCTACGGCAAGCGGTGGCTTCGCTTGGATACTACGAAAACTGGTATCTCGCAGAGAACGGTTTCGACTACTACGCTGATAAATCCGTTGTCAGTCCGCTACAGCATTTCTGGTCGTTGTCGATTCAAGGCCAGATATTCCTCGTTTGGCCCGCAATAATAGCTGTCTGCTGGTGGGCTGCTAAACGCTCTAAGACGAACGTTCGCACCTGGCTCGCGGTTGTCTTCGGCGCAATTTTCGCCACCTCCTTAGCCTGGTCGATATTCCAAACCGCCACCCTTCAGCAGTACGCCTATTTCTCGACTTGGACGAGGCTGTGGGAGTTCGCGCTGGGTGCGTTATTTGCTCTAGTTCTGCCAAAAATTGAGACGCGATTCAAATATGGGCCGGGGATTGAGAACAACCATTCGCGGTTGCAGCTTACAGCCCGATTTATCTTGGGTTGGGCTGGGCTGATTGCGGTGCTTTCTTGCGGGCTTATTATCGACGTTCAAGGTCTGTTTCCTGGCTACGTTGCTTTGTGGCCAACAATGGCAGCGCTAATCGCCCTAGTGGCGGGCAATACTGGCCTGCCGTTTTCTGCTGACCGGCTATTGTCGTCTAGGCCGCTGCAGTTTTTGGGTGATAAGTCTTACGCTCTCTACCTAGTTCATTGGCCGGTGCTAATTACCGCCCTGCACTTGACGGGTAGAGACCAACTTCGCCTTTCCCAAGGGGTATTCGCGTTGGGCATCTCTATTGCCCTGGCAGTGGTGCTAACTGATTGGGTCGACGCGCCCATCCGGTACTCAACATGGGCGGCCAAACGATATCTCAATAGTGCCCTGGTTATTATTATTAGCTTGGTGGTCGGTTTCGTGCCTGTCTTGAGTTACGAAAGTCGCCTCATATACAAAGAGCGTCAATTACGTCTGGAAGCGATACGCAATAACCCTGGTGCGCTGACATTAACCGGAGAAGAATTGCCTTCCCCAGACGCTAATCCGCCAACGCTGTCGCTGCTGGAAAATATCCGCGAGGATTGGGCGTTCCTACCTAATGGGTGCCCAGGGCGTGCTAGTTTCGACCGTGAGTGGGAAGGCTCAGGTTCATGCTATGCGAGCCATTTTCCCGGCCAAAAACTCGTCGTTGCTGTTGGAAACTCAAGACTAGAACAATACTTACCATTTTTAGAAACTCTTGGTAAGGATTACAACTGGTACTTAGTCAATTTATTGATGGGCGGATGCGGCTATTATCGATCAGATGATTTTTGGATGCCCGGCGGCCAAAATTGTGTGGATTGGAATCGTCAAGTAGATGACTATATAGACCACGTGAAACCAGACATGGTCATCTTGTTATCGACTTACATAGGTTATCAAGAAGGCGAAATAATGACGCCAGGGCTGTCAGAAATTCTTGCCGACTACACTAGCCGAGGCATAGACGTATTAGCGTTACGCGATGAGCCGCGTTTGCCGCGGGATCCAATAAGTTGCCTGAATGATCTGCGTGTCGACGATCCAGCAATATCCGACAACGACATAAATGAGAACTGTGCTGTTTCCAGATATGAAGCTGGTTTTCGCGATATCGACGAATTAACTGAGATAGCGAATAACACTCCAGGACCTGGCCAAGTGTTTTTAGTAGACCCAAGTATATGGATTTGTCCAGACGAGCAATGCCCTATCATTATCGGCAACGTTCATGTATACATAGATTCCAACCACATCACTGCGATGTACGCCAACACCATGACTGAGCCAATTCGTCCTCAGCTAGATGAGTTCTTTGCGTAG
- a CDS encoding DUF4411 family protein, giving the protein MPDIYLLDTNVVINAFNLYPKHIFVSYWNFFEKRITNGQFVFHEKVRDEILKKEDEKSQWFSRFVPNEQIIRTDSAELESYKLVTSWAIERQTAGAYEIGAQREFLNAADSWLVASARSRLFTIVSNERPNSNSKKKIKIPDAAREFGVDCITGLEMLARERVTF; this is encoded by the coding sequence GTGCCTGATATCTATCTCCTCGACACCAACGTTGTCATTAATGCTTTTAATCTCTACCCAAAACATATCTTCGTGAGTTATTGGAACTTTTTTGAGAAAAGAATTACCAATGGACAGTTCGTGTTTCATGAAAAAGTTCGTGATGAAATTCTAAAAAAGGAAGACGAAAAATCTCAGTGGTTCAGCAGGTTTGTGCCCAACGAACAAATTATTCGCACAGATAGCGCAGAACTTGAGTCCTATAAATTGGTGACGAGTTGGGCTATTGAACGTCAGACTGCAGGTGCGTACGAAATAGGAGCCCAAAGAGAGTTCCTCAATGCTGCCGACTCGTGGCTGGTGGCCTCGGCTCGCAGCAGACTATTTACGATAGTTAGCAATGAGAGACCTAACTCTAACTCGAAGAAGAAAATTAAAATACCTGATGCTGCTCGTGAATTCGGTGTTGATTGCATTACTGGACTAGAGATGCTAGCCCGCGAGCGCGTTACGTTTTGA
- a CDS encoding ImmA/IrrE family metallo-endopeptidase produces MVTRVSIARPVMEWAISRTRESVDELKERENFKRIDDWLAGKAQPTLKQAEALASAALIPFGYLLLDEPVDTRPPCPDFRTIGSKEVLEISPELEETIYRNEQRLTWYAEYARLVGEPRPEGSGKYTIANSPVKAAEAMRNVIGWPDSRKHGSRDRVGQLANLLEDAGILVMRNSVLGNNTQRRLHVEEFRGFTLLSDGYALIFINSADFKSAQLFSLAHEYGHVLLGRPGITGQLNYDQDIERWCNKFAAEFLISVRDLRARWAHSKDLDAVTNWAYKTFGVGTDPTVWSLVEDGAISRQDGQAYINNSRGRYDPKRVGSGGPDFVTLTKSRLGKRFLDAAVEARLDGVLDEEEFARQIGVSKTSTVNSVVEMVCGA; encoded by the coding sequence ATGGTGACGCGGGTGTCCATAGCACGTCCTGTTATGGAATGGGCAATCAGTCGCACTCGTGAGAGTGTTGACGAACTCAAGGAAAGAGAAAACTTCAAGAGAATTGACGATTGGCTAGCCGGCAAAGCTCAGCCAACGCTAAAGCAGGCTGAGGCTTTAGCATCCGCTGCCCTTATTCCTTTCGGTTATTTGCTGTTAGATGAGCCCGTAGATACCCGGCCACCCTGTCCCGATTTTCGGACAATTGGCAGTAAAGAAGTCTTAGAGATTAGCCCTGAACTTGAAGAAACGATCTACCGTAACGAACAACGCCTCACGTGGTATGCCGAATACGCCAGGCTGGTCGGGGAGCCACGCCCTGAGGGAAGTGGGAAATATACGATTGCCAACAGTCCGGTGAAAGCCGCCGAAGCCATGCGGAATGTTATCGGTTGGCCGGATAGCCGCAAGCATGGCTCTCGCGACCGCGTTGGACAATTGGCCAATCTTCTTGAAGATGCCGGCATATTGGTTATGCGAAACTCTGTTCTAGGCAACAACACTCAACGGCGACTGCACGTTGAGGAATTCAGAGGATTTACGCTCCTCAGCGATGGGTACGCCTTAATTTTCATAAACTCTGCCGATTTTAAGAGCGCCCAATTATTCAGCTTGGCTCACGAATATGGCCATGTTCTTCTCGGCCGCCCCGGAATCACTGGGCAGCTTAATTACGACCAGGATATCGAGAGATGGTGCAATAAGTTTGCCGCTGAGTTTTTGATTTCCGTCCGCGACCTGCGGGCACGCTGGGCACATAGTAAAGATCTTGATGCCGTGACCAATTGGGCTTACAAAACATTTGGTGTGGGAACGGATCCGACTGTTTGGTCTTTGGTGGAAGATGGTGCAATCTCCAGGCAGGATGGACAAGCGTATATAAACAATTCTCGCGGAAGATACGATCCAAAAAGAGTTGGCAGCGGCGGACCTGATTTCGTGACCCTAACAAAATCGAGATTAGGAAAGCGATTTCTCGATGCCGCAGTCGAAGCCCGACTAGATGGTGTGCTGGATGAAGAAGAATTTGCCAGACAGATTGGCGTGTCCAAGACTTCCACCGTAAATAGCGTTGTGGAGATGGTGTGTGGTGCCTGA